In one Kitasatospora cineracea genomic region, the following are encoded:
- a CDS encoding TrmH family RNA methyltransferase — protein MSDTSAPQLGEQYDDLGDDREIGVGPHPGPWPDDPRLDPELLAAGDRRNVVDAYRYWRHEAIVADLDTRRHGFHVAVENWQHDFNIGSVVRTANAFLADEVHIVGRRRWNRRGAMVTDRYQHVRHHGSVASLAAYAAERGLPVIGIDNLPGAVPLETFRLPERCVLLFGQEGPGLTPEAWEHAAAVCSIAQFGSTRSINAGAAAAIAMHAWVREHAAG, from the coding sequence GTGAGCGACACCTCGGCGCCCCAGCTGGGCGAGCAGTACGACGACCTGGGCGACGACCGCGAGATCGGCGTCGGCCCGCACCCCGGGCCGTGGCCGGACGACCCCCGGCTGGACCCGGAACTGCTGGCCGCGGGGGACCGCCGCAACGTGGTCGACGCCTACCGCTACTGGCGGCACGAGGCGATCGTCGCCGACCTGGACACCCGGCGGCACGGCTTCCACGTCGCGGTGGAGAACTGGCAGCACGACTTCAACATCGGCTCGGTGGTGCGCACCGCGAACGCCTTCCTGGCCGACGAGGTGCACATCGTCGGGCGGCGGCGCTGGAACCGGCGCGGCGCGATGGTCACCGACCGGTACCAGCACGTGCGCCACCACGGGTCGGTGGCCTCGCTGGCCGCGTACGCCGCCGAGCGCGGGCTGCCGGTGATCGGCATCGACAACCTGCCGGGCGCGGTGCCGCTGGAGACCTTCCGGCTGCCGGAGCGCTGCGTGCTGCTGTTCGGGCAGGAGGGGCCGGGGCTGACGCCCGAGGCGTGGGAGCACGCGGCGGCGGTCTGCTCGATCGCGCAGTTCGGGTCGACCCGGTCGATCAACGCGGGGGCGGCGGCGGCGATCGCCATGCACGCGTGGGTGCGGGAGCACGCCGCGGGATGA
- a CDS encoding FAD-dependent monooxygenase: MSETEFTADVLVVGAGPTGLLLAGDLAAAGLRVAVLEKRAEESGLTRAFAVHARTLELLDARGLADELIATGRAMPSLQVFGRLRVDLAGLPTRFPFVLVTPQYNTERVLRERAVKAGAELLRDAEVTGLRQDGRGVVLTARTADGERSFRSRYAVGADGVRSSVRDLLGIPFPGEAAVRSVMLADVRLEREPDEPLTAGAGEAGFAFLAPFGDGWYRVIGWSREHQVPDTEPVALPELADLLREVTGRDHGVLEARWTSRFHSDERQAPSYRSGRVFLAGDAAHCHSPAGGQGMNTGLQDAANLSWKLVAAVRGWAPDALLDTYQTERHPVGRAVLRSSGALVRLAQGRHAPTRALRSALGAAAGHLGPLAELGAKQVSGIGHAYPAEKGAHPLVGRRVPDLRLAVDAPGGPARLHEALRSGKAVLVSNDELSVADSWADRVVTAAPADPHGKLRDTVLLVRPDGYAAWACADPTRGELRAALSQWLGRP, translated from the coding sequence ATGTCCGAGACGGAGTTCACCGCCGACGTACTGGTGGTCGGCGCCGGCCCGACCGGCCTGCTGCTGGCGGGTGACCTGGCCGCGGCCGGCCTGCGGGTCGCGGTGCTGGAGAAGCGGGCCGAGGAGTCCGGTCTGACCAGGGCCTTCGCCGTGCACGCCCGGACGCTGGAACTGCTGGACGCCCGCGGCCTGGCCGACGAGCTGATCGCCACCGGCCGGGCGATGCCCTCGCTGCAGGTGTTCGGCCGGCTCCGGGTCGACCTGGCGGGCCTGCCCACCCGCTTCCCGTTCGTGCTGGTCACCCCGCAGTACAACACCGAGCGGGTGCTGCGCGAACGGGCCGTCAAGGCCGGTGCCGAGCTGCTCCGCGACGCCGAGGTGACGGGCCTGCGGCAGGACGGCCGGGGCGTGGTGCTGACCGCCCGGACCGCCGACGGCGAGCGCTCCTTCCGCTCCCGCTACGCGGTCGGCGCGGACGGCGTCCGCTCCTCGGTGCGCGACCTGCTGGGCATCCCGTTCCCCGGCGAGGCCGCGGTGCGCTCGGTGATGCTGGCCGACGTCCGCCTGGAGCGGGAGCCGGACGAGCCGCTGACGGCCGGCGCGGGCGAGGCCGGGTTCGCCTTCCTGGCCCCGTTCGGCGACGGCTGGTACCGGGTGATCGGCTGGAGCCGCGAGCACCAGGTGCCGGACACCGAGCCGGTCGCGCTGCCCGAACTCGCCGACCTGCTGCGCGAGGTGACGGGCCGTGACCACGGCGTGCTGGAGGCCCGCTGGACCTCCCGCTTCCACAGCGACGAGCGCCAGGCCCCCAGCTACCGCTCCGGCCGGGTGTTCCTGGCGGGGGACGCCGCGCACTGCCACTCCCCGGCCGGCGGCCAGGGCATGAACACCGGCCTGCAGGACGCCGCCAACCTGAGCTGGAAGCTGGTCGCCGCGGTCCGCGGCTGGGCCCCCGACGCCCTGCTGGACACCTACCAGACCGAGCGCCACCCGGTCGGCCGGGCGGTGCTGCGCTCCTCCGGCGCCCTGGTCCGGCTCGCCCAGGGCCGGCACGCCCCGACCCGGGCGCTGCGCTCGGCGCTCGGCGCGGCGGCCGGCCACCTGGGCCCGCTGGCCGAGCTGGGCGCCAAGCAGGTCTCCGGCATCGGGCACGCCTACCCGGCCGAGAAGGGCGCCCACCCGCTGGTCGGCCGCCGCGTCCCGGACCTGCGGCTGGCGGTGGACGCGCCCGGCGGCCCGGCCCGGCTGCACGAGGCGCTGCGCTCCGGCAAGGCGGTGCTGGTCAGCAACGACGAGCTGTCGGTGGCCGACTCCTGGGCGGACCGGGTGGTCACCGCGGCCCCCGCGGACCCGCACGGCAAGCTGCGCGACACCGTGCTGCTGGTGCGCCCGGACGGGTACGCGGCCTGGGCCTGCGCCGACCCGACCAGGGGCGAGCTGCGGGCGGCGCTGAGCCAGTGGCTGGGCCGCCCCTGA
- a CDS encoding peptidoglycan-binding protein has protein sequence MEFSDVEPDAACGCPACADRRLARSLAARSGRCSARGARRAAVLLAAAGSVLGTATAAVAAAPRTDSSPSIPDAPQGEVAGPYGADTAARRSIAAQPATTRAEILRRARTWVAQKVPYSMSSYWSDGYRQDCSGFVSMAWGLGSSQTTWTLPDFADRISKDDLQPGDALIYNNPKNPQGGSHTVLFGGWLDAAHTRYTALEQTRPGTTERSTPYAYWSNAGGYLPYRYRGLSQPMPAPDGDAFPGTDKFGPGKVNPYVTRLGKMLVDRGGGRFYHEGPSPDWGEADRKATEAFQLAQGWRGAEADGYPGKDTWDLLVHHKGKDIPPADPATPAPPPPTAPTTPAAPAAPPFPGADRFGPGRVNDDVLLLGRQLVRKGYAAAYREGPSRDWGEADRLNVQAFQRAQGWTGPEADGYPGPHTWRLLFT, from the coding sequence ATGGAGTTCAGCGACGTCGAACCGGACGCCGCCTGCGGCTGCCCGGCCTGCGCCGACCGCCGGCTGGCCCGCTCGCTCGCCGCCCGGTCCGGCCGGTGCTCCGCCCGCGGAGCCCGCCGCGCGGCGGTCCTGCTGGCCGCCGCCGGCAGCGTGCTGGGCACCGCGACGGCCGCCGTCGCCGCCGCCCCCCGCACCGACAGCAGCCCGTCGATACCCGACGCCCCCCAGGGCGAGGTCGCCGGACCGTACGGCGCGGACACCGCCGCCCGCCGCTCGATAGCCGCCCAGCCCGCCACCACCCGGGCCGAGATCCTGCGGCGGGCCCGGACCTGGGTGGCCCAGAAGGTGCCGTACAGCATGAGCTCGTACTGGTCCGACGGCTACCGCCAGGACTGCTCCGGCTTCGTCTCGATGGCCTGGGGCCTGGGCAGCAGTCAGACCACCTGGACCCTCCCCGACTTCGCGGACCGGATCTCCAAGGACGACCTGCAACCCGGCGACGCCCTGATCTACAACAACCCCAAGAACCCGCAGGGCGGCTCGCACACCGTCCTGTTCGGCGGCTGGCTGGACGCCGCGCACACCAGGTACACCGCCCTGGAGCAGACCCGCCCGGGCACCACCGAACGCAGCACCCCGTACGCGTACTGGAGCAACGCGGGCGGCTACCTCCCCTACCGCTACCGGGGGTTGAGCCAGCCGATGCCCGCCCCGGACGGCGACGCCTTCCCCGGCACGGACAAGTTCGGGCCGGGGAAGGTCAACCCGTACGTGACCAGGCTCGGGAAGATGCTGGTGGACCGCGGCGGCGGCCGGTTCTACCACGAGGGGCCGAGCCCGGACTGGGGCGAGGCCGACCGGAAGGCCACCGAGGCGTTCCAGCTGGCCCAGGGCTGGCGCGGCGCCGAGGCCGACGGCTACCCCGGCAAGGACACCTGGGACCTCCTGGTGCACCACAAGGGCAAGGACATCCCGCCCGCCGACCCCGCCACCCCCGCCCCGCCCCCTCCGACCGCCCCCACCACCCCGGCCGCCCCGGCCGCCCCGCCCTTCCCCGGCGCCGACCGCTTCGGCCCCGGCCGGGTCAACGACGACGTCCTGCTGCTCGGGCGGCAACTCGTCCGCAAGGGCTACGCCGCCGCCTACCGGGAGGGCCCGAGCCGGGACTGGGGCGAGGCCGACCGCCTCAACGTCCAGGCCTTCCAACGCGCCCAGGGCTGGACCGGCCCCGAAGCCGACGGCTACCCGGGCCCCCACACCTGGCGCCTGCTCTTCACCTGA
- a CDS encoding NAD(P)/FAD-dependent oxidoreductase: MNSTVAPRRHEVLVLGAGYAGLAAAVQLAARTRGRGDLRVTLVNPYDTFTERLRLHMTATGRRTAELSIPELLDGTGAEFVRGRVTAVDPGARTVRIDDGRVLRYDTLVYGLGSVADTAVPGAAEHAHTLDGPEGAAVLADRLDRLARRGAGTVVVGGSGLTGVEAAAEIAERHPELTVVLLGRDEPGAGTRPRARAHLDAALARLGVRVRGGVEVTGVLPDGVALADGTRVPADAVLWTSGTRVLPLAAAAGLAVDGRGRVVTDRALRSVSHPDVYAVGDAAAVRQGYGVLHGTCQSGMPTGVHAALSILRTLAGKEPRDFRFGYYHTPVSLGRNDAVVQFTHPDGSPRRIVLTGRWAAKYKETVTASPWPTFVRMKKAPASGAIWPRGGRHTRTRSAK; this comes from the coding sequence ATGAACAGCACGGTGGCACCGCGGCGGCACGAGGTCCTGGTCCTGGGCGCCGGCTACGCCGGGCTCGCGGCCGCGGTCCAGCTCGCGGCCCGCACCCGCGGGCGCGGCGACCTGCGGGTGACCCTGGTCAACCCGTACGACACCTTCACCGAGCGGCTGCGCCTGCACATGACCGCCACCGGCCGGCGGACCGCGGAGCTGAGCATCCCGGAGCTGCTGGACGGCACCGGCGCCGAGTTCGTCCGCGGCCGGGTCACCGCCGTGGACCCCGGGGCGAGGACCGTCCGGATCGACGACGGCCGCGTCCTGCGCTACGACACCCTGGTCTACGGCCTGGGCAGCGTCGCGGACACCGCGGTCCCCGGCGCGGCGGAGCACGCCCACACCCTCGACGGCCCGGAGGGCGCCGCCGTCCTCGCCGATCGGCTCGACCGGCTGGCCCGGCGCGGCGCGGGAACGGTCGTGGTCGGCGGCAGCGGCCTCACCGGCGTCGAGGCCGCCGCGGAGATCGCCGAACGGCACCCGGAGCTCACCGTCGTGCTGCTCGGCCGGGACGAGCCGGGCGCGGGCACCCGCCCCAGGGCCAGGGCCCACCTGGACGCGGCCCTCGCCCGGCTCGGCGTGCGGGTGCGCGGCGGGGTCGAGGTGACCGGGGTGCTGCCGGACGGCGTCGCCCTCGCGGACGGCACCCGCGTCCCGGCCGACGCGGTGCTGTGGACCAGCGGCACCCGCGTCCTGCCGCTGGCCGCCGCCGCGGGCCTGGCCGTCGACGGACGCGGCCGGGTGGTCACCGACCGCGCGCTGCGCTCGGTCTCGCACCCGGACGTCTACGCGGTGGGCGACGCGGCGGCGGTCCGCCAGGGGTACGGAGTGCTGCACGGGACCTGCCAGAGCGGCATGCCCACCGGCGTGCACGCGGCCCTCTCGATCCTGCGGACCCTGGCCGGGAAGGAACCCCGGGACTTCCGCTTCGGCTACTACCACACCCCCGTCAGCCTGGGCCGCAACGACGCCGTCGTGCAGTTCACCCACCCCGACGGCAGCCCGCGCCGGATCGTGCTGACCGGCCGGTGGGCCGCGAAGTACAAGGAGACGGTCACCGCCTCGCCGTGGCCGACCTTCGTCCGGATGAAGAAGGCGCCCGCCTCGGGCGCGATCTGGCCGCGCGGCGGCCGCCACACCCGCACCAGGAGCGCGAAGTGA
- the paaN gene encoding phenylacetic acid degradation protein PaaN: protein MAAATPALPVAELLARHQDTLDRALAAIAARDYWSPYAEFPKAYGESAPADGKAAFEALLGREFDLPGHPAGGAPVGSETSPYGLELGIGYPHAEPDALLGALEAARPGWARATPAERAAVCLEVLARINARSHEFAQAVMHTTGQAYGMAFQAGGPHAQDRGLEAVAYAYAEQTRLPRSASWTKPQGKREPLVMTKEFTAVPRGTALLVGCNTFPTWNGYPGLFASLATGNGVLVKPHPRAVLPLALTVRTAREVLAEAGFDPNLVCLAAEPEGAATAKVLALRPEVKLIDYTGSTGFGDWLEDNARQALVYTEKAGVNTVVLDSTDDYRGMLNNLAFSLSLYSGQMCTTPQNLLIPRTGIRTEDGERSYEQVVADLAAAVEGLLGDDARAAAVLGAVVNPGVLARSAAAAGGEYGELALAPRVVASAEFPGATIRTPALVKADADKPDDRARFLAECFGPVAFAVAVESTAAAVELLRRTTAEHGAMTAGAYTTDPAVETALVDACLDAGVSLSLNLTGGVYVNQTAGFSDLHGTGANPAANSAYCDAAFVANRFRTIEVRK, encoded by the coding sequence ATGGCCGCTGCGACCCCTGCCCTGCCGGTCGCCGAACTGCTCGCCCGCCACCAGGACACCCTCGACCGTGCCCTGGCCGCGATCGCCGCCCGCGACTACTGGTCGCCGTACGCGGAGTTCCCCAAGGCCTACGGGGAGAGCGCCCCCGCCGACGGCAAGGCCGCCTTCGAGGCCCTGCTGGGGCGGGAGTTCGACCTTCCCGGCCACCCCGCCGGCGGCGCGCCGGTCGGCTCCGAGACCTCCCCGTACGGCCTCGAACTGGGCATCGGCTACCCGCACGCCGAACCGGACGCGCTGCTCGGCGCGCTGGAGGCGGCCCGGCCCGGCTGGGCCCGGGCCACCCCCGCCGAGCGGGCCGCGGTCTGCCTGGAGGTGCTGGCCCGGATCAACGCCCGCTCGCACGAGTTCGCGCAGGCCGTGATGCACACCACCGGCCAGGCGTACGGCATGGCCTTCCAGGCCGGCGGCCCGCACGCCCAGGACCGCGGCCTGGAGGCGGTGGCGTACGCGTACGCCGAGCAGACCCGGCTGCCCCGCTCGGCGAGCTGGACCAAGCCCCAGGGCAAGCGCGAACCCCTGGTGATGACCAAGGAGTTCACCGCGGTGCCGCGCGGCACCGCGCTGCTGGTCGGCTGCAACACCTTCCCGACCTGGAACGGCTACCCGGGCCTGTTCGCCTCGCTGGCCACCGGCAACGGCGTGCTGGTCAAGCCGCACCCGCGCGCGGTGCTGCCGCTGGCGCTGACCGTGCGGACCGCCCGCGAGGTGCTCGCCGAGGCCGGCTTCGACCCGAACCTGGTCTGCCTGGCCGCCGAGCCGGAGGGCGCCGCCACCGCCAAGGTGCTGGCGCTGCGCCCGGAGGTGAAGCTGATCGACTACACCGGCTCCACCGGCTTCGGCGACTGGCTGGAGGACAACGCCCGGCAGGCGCTGGTGTACACCGAGAAGGCCGGCGTGAACACCGTCGTCCTCGACTCCACCGACGACTACCGCGGCATGCTGAACAACCTGGCGTTCTCGCTCAGCCTGTACAGCGGCCAGATGTGCACCACCCCGCAGAACCTGCTGATCCCGCGCACCGGCATCCGCACCGAGGACGGCGAGCGCAGCTACGAGCAGGTGGTGGCCGACCTGGCCGCCGCCGTCGAGGGCCTGCTCGGCGACGACGCCCGGGCCGCCGCCGTCCTGGGCGCCGTGGTCAACCCGGGCGTGCTGGCCCGCAGCGCCGCCGCGGCCGGCGGCGAGTACGGCGAACTCGCGCTCGCCCCGCGGGTGGTGGCCTCCGCCGAGTTCCCGGGCGCGACCATCCGCACCCCCGCCCTGGTGAAGGCCGACGCCGACAAGCCGGACGACCGCGCCCGCTTCCTGGCCGAGTGCTTCGGCCCGGTGGCCTTCGCGGTCGCCGTGGAGTCCACCGCCGCCGCCGTCGAGCTGCTGCGCCGCACCACCGCCGAGCACGGCGCGATGACGGCCGGCGCCTACACCACCGACCCGGCCGTCGAGACCGCCCTGGTCGACGCCTGCCTGGACGCCGGCGTCTCGCTCTCGCTCAACCTGACCGGCGGCGTCTACGTCAACCAGACCGCCGGCTTCTCCGACCTGCACGGCACCGGCGCCAACCCGGCCGCCAACTCGGCGTACTGCGACGCCGCGTTCGTGGCCAACCGCTTCCGCACCATCGAGGTCCGCAAGTAG
- a CDS encoding protease pro-enzyme activation domain-containing protein produces MRPRSLALAAALAVLPLTAVTLGSATAQAAPTPNASARVALPQTVTPAVARSQKQGDVPADRRISVAVSLKLRNTAELDRFLAAVATPGTAEYGHYLTPAQFTERFGPTSADVEQVRAFLTAQGLKVDSVSTNRQVVNATGTSAQVAAAFGTHESTYTDPQQSGRAFFANDAAASVPAALAGVVEGVSGLNDHTVRTTRIAKPGAATPHATPSGFGPATYDGAYRLNQLGADGTGSTVALWEFDGYKSTNLTTYDSQFGLSGPAVSTVSVDGANYDSKPGDGQGEVELDSEIVRGVAPKATQLVYEAPNSDQGEIDMAAKIVADNRVSVISISWGSCEPDTTASSMTAVNNSFKQAAAQGISIFSASGDDGSRDCTRSTSGSTVKAVDFPASSPYNTGVGGTNLKVSGTTYSSESAWSTAGGGVSTQYAKPSWQTGTGVSGTMRTVPDVSSNADPNSGFAIYTQGTSSPGWQVYGGTSAAAPLWSGFAALYNQKALGAAKPVLGEANPKIYAVTNSSSYGSAFHDVTSGANQDFSTKTGYDQVTGWGTPIADGLANALLGSGGTTPPPTGSCTAAQLLGNAGFETGTASPWTGTSGVVDNSSSEPAHSGSWKAWLDGYGSSHTDTLSQSVAVPSGCSAKLSFWLHVDTAETTTTTAYDKLTVSVNGTTVATYSNLDKSTGYAQKTVDLSSYAGQTVTVKFNGVEDSSLQTSFVIDDTALNVS; encoded by the coding sequence GTGCGACCCCGCTCGCTCGCCCTTGCCGCCGCCCTCGCGGTCCTTCCCCTCACCGCCGTCACCCTGGGCAGCGCCACCGCCCAGGCGGCGCCGACCCCGAACGCCAGCGCCCGGGTGGCGCTGCCCCAGACCGTCACCCCCGCCGTCGCCCGCTCCCAGAAGCAGGGCGACGTCCCCGCCGACCGCCGGATATCCGTGGCGGTCTCGCTGAAGCTGCGCAACACGGCCGAACTGGACCGTTTCCTGGCCGCGGTCGCCACTCCGGGCACCGCCGAGTACGGCCACTACCTGACCCCCGCGCAATTCACCGAGCGGTTCGGTCCGACCTCGGCCGACGTCGAGCAGGTCCGGGCGTTCCTCACCGCCCAGGGCCTGAAGGTCGACTCGGTCAGCACCAACCGCCAGGTGGTGAACGCCACCGGCACCAGCGCGCAGGTCGCCGCCGCGTTCGGCACCCACGAGTCGACGTACACCGACCCGCAGCAGAGCGGCCGGGCGTTCTTCGCCAACGACGCCGCCGCCTCGGTGCCGGCCGCGCTGGCCGGCGTGGTCGAGGGCGTCAGCGGCCTGAACGACCACACCGTGCGCACCACCCGGATCGCCAAGCCGGGCGCCGCGACCCCGCACGCCACCCCGTCCGGCTTCGGTCCGGCGACCTACGACGGCGCCTACCGGCTGAACCAGCTGGGCGCGGACGGCACCGGCTCCACCGTCGCGCTCTGGGAGTTCGACGGCTACAAGTCCACCAACCTGACCACCTACGACAGCCAGTTCGGCCTGTCCGGCCCGGCGGTCAGCACCGTCTCGGTGGACGGCGCGAACTACGACTCCAAGCCGGGCGACGGCCAGGGCGAGGTGGAGCTGGACTCCGAGATCGTCCGCGGCGTCGCCCCCAAGGCGACCCAGCTGGTGTACGAGGCCCCCAACAGCGACCAGGGCGAGATCGACATGGCCGCCAAGATCGTCGCGGACAACCGGGTCTCGGTCATCTCCATCTCCTGGGGCTCCTGCGAGCCGGACACCACCGCCTCCTCGATGACCGCGGTGAACAACTCCTTCAAGCAGGCCGCCGCCCAGGGCATCTCGATCTTCTCGGCCTCCGGCGACGACGGCTCCCGGGACTGCACCCGCTCCACCTCCGGCTCCACCGTGAAGGCCGTGGACTTCCCCGCCTCCAGCCCGTACAACACCGGCGTCGGCGGCACCAACCTGAAGGTCTCCGGCACCACCTACAGCTCGGAGAGCGCCTGGTCGACGGCCGGCGGCGGCGTCTCCACCCAGTACGCCAAGCCGAGCTGGCAGACCGGCACCGGCGTCTCGGGCACCATGCGCACCGTCCCGGACGTCTCCTCCAACGCCGACCCGAACAGCGGCTTCGCCATCTACACCCAGGGCACCAGCAGCCCCGGCTGGCAGGTCTACGGCGGCACCTCGGCGGCCGCCCCGCTGTGGTCCGGCTTCGCCGCGCTGTACAACCAGAAGGCGCTCGGCGCCGCCAAGCCGGTGCTCGGCGAGGCCAACCCGAAGATCTACGCGGTCACCAACTCGTCCTCGTACGGCAGCGCCTTCCACGACGTCACCAGCGGCGCCAACCAGGACTTCTCCACCAAGACCGGCTACGACCAGGTCACCGGCTGGGGCACCCCGATCGCCGACGGCCTGGCGAACGCCCTGCTCGGCTCCGGCGGCACCACCCCGCCGCCCACCGGCTCCTGCACCGCCGCCCAGCTGCTCGGCAACGCCGGCTTCGAGACCGGCACCGCCAGCCCCTGGACCGGCACCTCCGGCGTGGTCGACAACTCCTCCTCCGAGCCCGCCCACAGCGGCTCCTGGAAGGCGTGGCTGGACGGCTACGGCTCCAGCCACACCGACACCCTCTCCCAGTCGGTGGCGGTCCCGTCCGGCTGCAGCGCCAAGCTGAGCTTCTGGCTGCACGTCGACACCGCCGAGACCACGACCACCACGGCGTACGACAAGCTGACCGTCTCGGTCAACGGCACCACCGTCGCCACGTACTCGAACCTCGACAAGAGCACCGGCTACGCGCAGAAGACGGTGGACCTGTCCTCCTACGCCGGGCAGACCGTCACGGTGAAGTTCAACGGCGTGGAGGACTCCTCGCTGCAGACCTCCTTCGTGATCGACGACACCGCGCTCAACGTGTCCTGA
- a CDS encoding RNA polymerase sigma-70 factor, giving the protein MTRPVPRPDDPDQLAFQSYRTLLFSVAYRILGSAADAEDAVQDAWLKWSAADRSQVADPKSYLSRIVSNLAVERLRSTRHRREAYVGPWLPEPILTGPDTADGVAAADSVSTALLVVLETLSPLERAVFVLKEVFAFGYAEIAQAVERSEPAVRQAAHRAREHVRARRPRFPADRARRREVTERFLAAATGGDLNTLMELLSPDVTVWTDGGGKVRQALKPVVGRQTVANWFAALGTATYQGVEPGAMRAELTTINGGPGVVFRGPDRVMATLTFDFDAEGLISTVHNVANPDKLRAVEDGTRYDLG; this is encoded by the coding sequence GTGACCAGACCGGTTCCCCGCCCGGACGATCCCGACCAGCTCGCCTTCCAGAGCTACCGCACCCTGCTCTTCTCGGTCGCCTACCGGATCCTCGGCAGCGCCGCCGACGCCGAGGACGCCGTCCAGGACGCCTGGCTGAAGTGGTCCGCGGCCGACCGCTCCCAGGTCGCCGACCCCAAGTCCTACCTGTCCCGGATCGTCTCCAACCTGGCGGTGGAGCGGCTCCGTTCGACCCGCCACCGGCGCGAGGCCTACGTCGGGCCGTGGCTGCCCGAACCGATCCTCACCGGCCCGGACACCGCGGACGGCGTCGCCGCGGCGGACTCGGTCTCCACCGCCCTGCTGGTCGTCCTGGAGACGCTCAGCCCGCTGGAGCGCGCCGTCTTCGTGCTGAAGGAGGTCTTCGCCTTCGGCTACGCCGAGATCGCGCAGGCGGTGGAGCGCTCGGAACCGGCGGTCCGGCAGGCCGCGCACCGCGCCCGCGAGCACGTCCGGGCCCGCCGGCCCCGCTTCCCCGCGGACCGGGCCCGCCGGCGCGAGGTCACCGAGCGGTTCCTGGCGGCGGCGACCGGTGGCGACCTCAACACCCTGATGGAACTGCTCTCCCCGGACGTGACGGTGTGGACCGACGGCGGAGGCAAGGTCCGCCAGGCCCTCAAGCCGGTCGTCGGCCGGCAGACCGTGGCCAACTGGTTCGCGGCCCTCGGCACCGCGACCTACCAGGGCGTCGAACCCGGTGCGATGCGGGCCGAACTCACCACGATCAACGGCGGCCCCGGAGTGGTCTTCCGCGGCCCCGACCGGGTGATGGCCACGCTGACCTTCGACTTCGACGCGGAGGGCCTGATCTCGACCGTCCACAACGTGGCCAATCCCGACAAGCTGCGCGCCGTCGAGGACGGCACCCGGTACGACCTCGGCTGA
- a CDS encoding glycosyltransferase → MRQTTRPVPAVGGRDRADTVVRTRLVEIVVPVYNEQHSLERCVRELHAYLSETFPYDYLITVADNASIDGTWEVATALAAELGPVRAVHLDLKGRGRALRQVWGDSAADVVAYMDVDLSTGLEAFLPLVAPLLSGHSDLAIGSRLHRGSAVVRGPKREFISRTYNLLLRATMAAKFSDAQCGFKAGRTEVVKRLLERVEDNAWFFDTELLLLAEASGLRIHEVPVDWVDDPDSRVDIVRTVVDDLKGMARVARRTLAGKGGVDLPDRVRQAQVPPGLGWQSVSFAVIGGLCTLAYLLLYLGLRQPLPALVANALALAVTAVFNTAANRRFTFGVTGRRDALKHQLEGGLAFLVGLVLTSGAVAVLHAASPDAGHGVELAVLVAANAAATVVRFVLLRVWVFHPRRA, encoded by the coding sequence ATGCGCCAGACCACGCGCCCCGTCCCGGCGGTCGGCGGCCGGGACCGGGCCGACACCGTGGTGAGGACCAGGCTCGTGGAGATCGTCGTACCCGTGTACAACGAGCAGCACTCGTTGGAGCGGTGCGTCCGTGAGCTGCACGCCTACCTGTCGGAGACGTTCCCGTACGACTACCTGATCACGGTGGCGGACAACGCCTCGATCGACGGCACCTGGGAGGTGGCCACCGCGCTCGCCGCCGAACTCGGGCCGGTGCGCGCCGTGCACCTCGACCTGAAGGGGCGCGGGCGGGCGCTGCGGCAGGTGTGGGGCGACAGCGCGGCCGACGTGGTGGCGTACATGGACGTCGACCTGTCGACCGGGCTGGAGGCCTTCCTGCCGCTGGTCGCGCCGCTGCTGTCCGGGCACAGCGACCTGGCCATCGGCAGCCGGCTGCACCGGGGTTCGGCGGTGGTGCGCGGGCCCAAGCGGGAGTTCATCTCGCGCACCTACAACCTGCTGCTGCGGGCCACCATGGCGGCCAAGTTCTCCGACGCCCAGTGCGGGTTCAAGGCGGGCCGCACCGAGGTGGTCAAGCGGCTGCTGGAGCGGGTCGAGGACAACGCCTGGTTCTTCGACACCGAGCTGCTGCTGCTCGCCGAGGCCTCCGGACTGCGGATCCACGAGGTGCCGGTGGACTGGGTGGACGACCCGGACAGCCGGGTCGACATCGTCCGCACGGTCGTCGACGACCTCAAGGGCATGGCCCGGGTGGCCCGGCGCACCCTGGCCGGCAAGGGCGGCGTCGACCTGCCCGACCGGGTCCGGCAGGCGCAGGTGCCGCCCGGGCTGGGCTGGCAGTCCGTCAGCTTCGCGGTGATCGGCGGCCTGTGCACGCTGGCGTACCTGCTGCTCTACCTGGGGCTGCGGCAGCCGCTGCCCGCCCTGGTGGCCAACGCGCTGGCGCTGGCCGTCACCGCGGTGTTCAACACCGCCGCGAACCGGCGCTTCACCTTCGGGGTGACGGGCCGTCGGGACGCCCTCAAGCACCAACTGGAGGGCGGACTGGCCTTCCTGGTCGGCCTGGTGCTCACCAGCGGCGCCGTCGCGGTGCTGCACGCGGCCTCGCCGGACGCCGGGCACGGGGTGGAGCTGGCGGTGCTGGTGGCGGCGAACGCGGCCGCCACGGTGGTGCGGTTCGTGCTGCTGCGGGTGTGGGTCTTCCATCCGAGGCGGGCGTAG